A DNA window from Flavisolibacter ginsenosidimutans contains the following coding sequences:
- a CDS encoding glycoside hydrolase family 9 protein, whose amino-acid sequence MKRILFYTSIAAFILLLASFKKDSPQAWIRINLLGYKPSSPKVAVWCAKKDATIKTFQLLDATTNNVVLTGNAGKAFGAYGPFSQTYRLNFSYFTKPGTYKLKVGETESPTFNIGNDVYKGAADFCLRYMRQQRCGFNPFLKDSCHTHGCYSLYGAKSGLPDSTHLNIWGGWHDASDYLQYSTTSANATYHLLAAYRDFPTVFTDEKLANGLDGKNGLADVLDEAKWGLDWLLRMNPREGWMFNQIADDRDHMGMRIPKEDSFYGRGYERPAYFVSGEPQQRGKFMNATTGVSSTSGKFASAFALGNMIFRIRDSAFAKTLFYKAKSAYRYYNEKEGVSQTASVKSPYIYAEENWTDDKELGWASICQMDLENGTGNCGNQFDGLMYWPKKEAITPWLGKDTANHYQWYPFINIGHYETAKLIKRELSKPNPKINFSIITGYYKTGIERVWAKAKQNAFYRGVPFIWCSNNLTTAFAIQCYWYKKLTKDKIFEEFEQANFDWIFGCNPWGTSMVYGLPANGDTPTDPHSAFTHIGHYPIDGGLVDGPVYTSIYKNLIGIKLYEPDEYEAFQSGLAVYHDDYGDYSTNEPTMDGTASLIYLLAAKEAEVKQHLSKKK is encoded by the coding sequence ATGAAAAGGATTTTGTTTTATACCTCTATTGCTGCTTTCATTCTTCTCCTTGCCTCATTTAAAAAAGATTCACCGCAAGCCTGGATACGCATCAACCTTCTCGGCTACAAACCTTCTTCGCCAAAAGTAGCCGTGTGGTGCGCAAAGAAAGACGCAACGATAAAAACTTTTCAACTTCTTGATGCCACAACGAACAACGTTGTGCTGACAGGCAATGCAGGCAAAGCTTTTGGTGCATACGGACCTTTTTCGCAAACCTATCGCCTCAATTTTTCATACTTTACAAAGCCTGGCACGTACAAATTAAAAGTTGGCGAAACCGAATCACCAACATTCAACATAGGCAATGACGTGTACAAAGGCGCGGCAGATTTTTGTTTACGCTACATGCGCCAGCAGCGTTGCGGCTTCAATCCTTTTTTGAAAGACAGTTGCCACACCCACGGTTGTTACAGTTTGTACGGTGCAAAATCAGGCTTGCCCGACAGCACGCATTTGAACATTTGGGGCGGCTGGCACGACGCGAGTGATTACCTGCAATACAGCACCACGTCGGCCAACGCCACCTATCATTTGCTCGCTGCTTACCGCGATTTTCCAACTGTATTTACTGATGAAAAGTTAGCCAATGGTTTGGACGGCAAGAACGGTCTTGCCGATGTACTCGACGAAGCAAAGTGGGGATTGGACTGGCTCCTGCGTATGAATCCACGTGAAGGATGGATGTTCAACCAAATAGCCGATGACCGCGACCACATGGGCATGAGAATACCAAAGGAAGATTCGTTTTATGGACGCGGCTACGAACGGCCAGCGTATTTCGTTTCCGGTGAGCCGCAGCAAAGAGGAAAGTTTATGAATGCCACAACTGGCGTTTCTTCTACATCTGGAAAATTCGCAAGTGCGTTTGCATTAGGTAATATGATTTTTCGAATACGTGATTCTGCTTTTGCAAAGACATTATTTTATAAAGCAAAGTCAGCGTATCGTTACTACAACGAAAAAGAAGGCGTATCACAAACTGCATCCGTAAAATCACCTTACATCTATGCGGAAGAAAACTGGACTGATGACAAGGAGTTAGGATGGGCAAGCATTTGCCAAATGGATTTAGAAAACGGAACTGGTAATTGCGGCAATCAATTCGATGGTTTAATGTATTGGCCAAAAAAAGAAGCGATTACTCCCTGGCTTGGCAAAGACACTGCAAACCATTACCAATGGTATCCTTTTATAAACATTGGTCATTATGAAACGGCTAAACTCATAAAAAGAGAGTTGAGCAAACCAAATCCTAAAATTAATTTTTCAATCATCACCGGCTATTACAAAACCGGCATTGAAAGAGTTTGGGCTAAAGCAAAACAAAATGCTTTCTATCGCGGAGTGCCATTTATCTGGTGCAGCAACAACCTCACAACCGCCTTCGCCATTCAATGTTATTGGTACAAGAAATTAACAAAGGACAAAATCTTTGAAGAATTTGAACAGGCAAACTTTGACTGGATTTTTGGCTGCAATCCCTGGGGCACGTCAATGGTTTACGGCCTGCCCGCGAATGGCGATACACCAACCGATCCGCATTCGGCCTTCACGCACATCGGCCATTACCCCATTGACGGTGGTTTGGTGGACGGCCCGGTTTATACCAGCATCTATAAAAATCTCATCGGCATCAAGCTTTACGAGCCCGATGAATACGAAGCGTTTCAAAGTGGCCTTGCGGTTTACCACGACGACTACGGCGATTACAGCACCAACGAGCCCACGATGGACGGCACGGCTTCGCTCATTTATTTGCTTGCGGCCAAAGAAGCCGAAGTGAAACAACACCTTTCAAAAAAGAAATAA
- a CDS encoding S1/P1 nuclease, whose amino-acid sequence MKPVNKILLLFFFFALPFYSLAWGVLGHRIVGEIADSYLTAKARAEIKKILGDESIAISANWADFIKSDSTYNYLSPWHYINLERGLSKESAKAFLLKDTAVDLYTKLNFVVKQLKTKSLSLDQKRFYLKLLIHFVGDAHQPLHASGKETAGGNRVRVLWFNNQSNLHAVWDEALVNFQQLSYTEYTAAINHTTLKQRQAWQKNSIADWITESYLVSETLYPEITEKDQKLSYDYNFRHIKSVNEQLLKGGVRLAGLLNAIFG is encoded by the coding sequence ATGAAACCTGTAAACAAAATCCTTCTTCTTTTTTTCTTTTTTGCGCTGCCTTTTTATTCGCTTGCCTGGGGCGTGTTGGGCCACCGCATTGTGGGCGAAATTGCCGACAGCTATCTTACTGCAAAAGCCCGTGCGGAAATAAAAAAAATACTGGGTGATGAAAGCATCGCCATCTCGGCAAACTGGGCCGACTTTATCAAATCCGATTCAACCTACAATTACCTCAGTCCCTGGCATTACATCAATCTTGAGAGAGGGTTAAGCAAGGAAAGCGCAAAAGCCTTCCTGCTGAAAGACACGGCCGTTGACCTTTACACAAAACTGAATTTTGTGGTAAAGCAGTTGAAGACCAAAAGTCTTTCGCTTGACCAAAAGCGTTTTTATTTGAAGCTGCTCATTCATTTTGTGGGCGATGCGCACCAGCCGCTTCACGCCAGCGGAAAAGAAACAGCAGGTGGCAACCGTGTGCGGGTATTGTGGTTCAACAATCAGAGCAATTTACACGCGGTGTGGGATGAAGCTTTGGTGAATTTTCAGCAATTGAGTTATACCGAATACACGGCAGCTATCAATCACACAACGCTCAAGCAACGGCAGGCCTGGCAAAAAAACTCCATTGCGGATTGGATTACGGAGTCTTATCTGGTTTCGGAAACACTTTATCCCGAGATCACGGAGAAGGATCAGAAATTAAGTTACGACTACAACTTCCGTCACATCAAATCCGTGAACGAGCAATTGCTAAAAGGCGGCGTGCGGCTGGCCGGTTTGCTGAACGCTATCTTTGGATAA
- a CDS encoding ABC-F family ATP-binding cassette domain-containing protein, with protein MHYVSAENLSKSYGIKPLFQNISFHISEGDKIALVARNGSGKSTLLKIIAGKETAEEGKVWINKDVDLAFFEQEPQLNEAATTIDNIFHTAHPVLAAIKAYEELLDEQADTPAYHQKLSDAMIKMDDMGAWDFEAKVHQILDKLKVHNLHQTVSTLSGGQRKRIALAQTLIDIGFEHKHVLLIMDEPTNHLDVEMVEWLEHYLNKENVTLILVTHDRYFLDNVCNEIWEMDENLYVHRGDYQNFLEKKAAREESEAASIGKARNQYRKELEWMRKQPKARTTKSKSRQDNFYEIEKKAKQQLVDNQVQLQSKMNRLGGKIVEMKKVYKSFGEKKILKGFDYTFKRGERVGVVGKNGAGKSTFINIVQGIEAADSGKINVGDTIVFGNYSQAGLQVKEDMRVIEYVKNIAENFPLADGSLMSAAQFLELFLFPPEQQYTYISRLSGGEKRRLHLLTILFRNPNFLILDEPTNDLDLPTLSVLESFLLDFPGCLLIVSHDRYFMDRLVDHLFVFEGEGEIRDFPGNYSQYREWQKLQDALPAEKKEPIVAQHQTKPQATQAEAPKKKLSFKEQREFETLEKEIQHLEIERNELTNLLSQPDLPFEQLQKASERITKIGELIDEKEMRWLELSEV; from the coding sequence ATGCATTACGTGTCAGCCGAGAACCTGTCGAAGTCATACGGCATCAAGCCGCTTTTTCAAAATATATCCTTTCACATTTCCGAAGGCGACAAGATTGCGCTGGTGGCCCGCAACGGCTCCGGCAAATCAACTCTGTTGAAAATCATCGCCGGTAAAGAAACAGCCGAAGAAGGCAAGGTGTGGATCAACAAAGACGTGGATCTCGCTTTCTTTGAACAAGAGCCCCAACTGAATGAGGCCGCCACCACGATTGACAACATCTTTCACACCGCACACCCGGTTTTAGCCGCAATCAAAGCTTACGAAGAATTGCTGGACGAGCAGGCCGACACACCGGCTTATCACCAGAAGTTGAGCGATGCGATGATAAAGATGGACGACATGGGCGCCTGGGATTTTGAAGCCAAGGTGCACCAGATATTGGACAAGTTGAAAGTGCACAACCTGCACCAAACCGTTTCAACCTTGAGCGGTGGCCAGCGCAAACGCATTGCGTTGGCGCAAACATTGATTGACATCGGCTTTGAACACAAGCACGTTTTACTCATCATGGACGAACCAACCAACCATCTTGACGTGGAGATGGTGGAATGGCTGGAGCATTACCTGAACAAAGAAAATGTGACGCTTATTCTTGTAACACACGACCGCTATTTTTTGGACAACGTGTGCAACGAGATTTGGGAGATGGATGAAAATCTTTATGTCCATCGAGGCGACTACCAAAATTTTTTAGAGAAGAAAGCAGCCCGCGAAGAAAGCGAAGCCGCCAGCATTGGAAAGGCACGCAACCAATACCGCAAAGAGTTGGAGTGGATGCGCAAACAACCGAAAGCCCGCACCACCAAAAGCAAAAGCCGGCAGGATAATTTTTACGAGATAGAAAAGAAAGCAAAGCAACAACTGGTGGACAACCAGGTGCAATTGCAAAGCAAAATGAACCGCCTTGGCGGCAAGATTGTGGAGATGAAAAAAGTGTACAAAAGCTTTGGCGAGAAAAAAATTCTCAAGGGTTTTGATTACACGTTTAAACGCGGTGAAAGGGTTGGCGTGGTTGGCAAGAACGGCGCGGGCAAATCTACCTTCATCAATATTGTGCAAGGCATTGAGGCAGCCGACAGCGGCAAAATAAACGTGGGTGATACAATTGTATTTGGCAATTATTCACAAGCGGGCTTGCAGGTAAAAGAAGACATGCGGGTGATTGAATACGTGAAAAACATTGCCGAAAATTTTCCGTTGGCAGATGGTTCTTTGATGAGTGCCGCGCAGTTTTTAGAATTGTTTCTTTTCCCACCCGAACAGCAGTACACGTACATTAGCCGGTTGAGCGGCGGTGAAAAACGGCGCCTTCATTTGCTCACGATTCTCTTCCGTAATCCGAACTTTTTAATACTCGACGAACCGACCAACGACCTTGACTTGCCGACGCTTTCGGTGCTCGAAAGTTTTTTGCTGGACTTTCCCGGTTGTTTGTTGATCGTTAGCCACGACCGTTACTTTATGGATCGCCTTGTGGACCATCTTTTTGTGTTTGAAGGCGAAGGCGAGATTCGTGATTTTCCCGGCAACTATTCTCAATACCGCGAATGGCAGAAACTGCAGGACGCCTTGCCCGCAGAAAAGAAAGAACCCATTGTTGCGCAGCATCAAACAAAGCCGCAGGCAACACAAGCAGAGGCACCGAAAAAGAAATTGAGCTTTAAGGAACAACGGGAATTTGAAACATTGGAGAAGGAAATTCAACATTTAGAGATAGAGAGAAATGAGCTGACAAATCTTCTTTCGCAACCCGATCTTCCTTTTGAACAATTGCAAAAAGCATCAGAAAGAATTACGAAGATTGGTGAGTTGATTGATGAAAAGGAAATGCGGTGGCTGGAGTTGAGCGAAGTATGA
- a CDS encoding glycoside hydrolase family 10 protein — protein sequence MTKKILRRFPFLFVLFSFIQTTNAQNFPPTVLAALPKAEREFRAAWVATVANINWPSRPGLPVDSQQKEAVALLDFLKANNFNAVVFQVRPQADALYQSSLEPWSYFLTGTQGKAPEPFYDPLKFWVEAAHDRGLELHVWLNPYRAHHPAGGPVTDSSIVKRKPALVLPLKDTGYWWFDPSLKGTKEHATAVVLDIVKRYDIDGVHFDDYFYPYKEYNKGEDFPDSASYAAYQKAGGKLSRGDWRREAVNSFIANLYTQIKKTKKWVKFGLSPFGIWRPGYPEGICCFDQYDILYADAKLWLNKGWVDYFSPQLYWPISRMNTSFPLLLGWWRDENTKKRHLWPGINVGDTSGKATLEVLNQLMTDRGLLPQDKGVIHWSIGQVIKNAALQKTLTDGPYKRRALVPASPWLDSVPPAAPTAKIQRMGDSLNVVLLPSTEKDVFRRMVYFQYQNIPWNYVILNRNERRVTLPLTLMSGGKKQPLLHVQVSAVDRTGNESLKKELPFAK from the coding sequence ATGACGAAAAAAATTCTTCGCCGTTTTCCTTTCCTCTTCGTTCTTTTTTCTTTCATTCAAACAACAAACGCACAAAATTTCCCGCCAACGGTTCTGGCCGCGCTGCCAAAAGCCGAACGTGAATTTCGTGCCGCATGGGTGGCAACGGTGGCCAACATCAACTGGCCGAGCCGTCCCGGTTTGCCGGTTGACAGCCAACAAAAAGAAGCCGTTGCCTTGCTTGATTTTTTAAAGGCAAATAATTTTAACGCCGTCGTTTTTCAGGTGAGGCCGCAAGCCGATGCGCTGTACCAAAGCAGCCTTGAGCCCTGGAGTTATTTTTTAACGGGCACACAAGGCAAAGCGCCGGAGCCTTTTTACGATCCCTTGAAATTTTGGGTGGAAGCGGCGCATGACCGCGGGCTTGAACTGCACGTGTGGCTCAATCCTTACCGTGCGCATCATCCGGCAGGCGGGCCGGTAACCGACAGTTCGATTGTCAAAAGAAAACCGGCCCTCGTTCTTCCGTTAAAAGACACGGGCTATTGGTGGTTCGATCCTTCCCTGAAAGGAACAAAGGAACACGCCACGGCCGTTGTTCTCGACATCGTTAAGCGTTATGACATTGACGGCGTTCACTTCGACGATTATTTCTATCCTTATAAAGAATACAACAAGGGCGAAGATTTCCCAGACAGTGCAAGCTATGCTGCGTATCAAAAAGCCGGCGGTAAATTATCACGCGGCGACTGGCGGCGGGAGGCGGTGAATTCTTTCATCGCCAATCTTTATACGCAGATTAAAAAGACAAAGAAGTGGGTGAAGTTTGGTTTGAGTCCGTTTGGCATCTGGCGACCGGGTTATCCCGAAGGCATTTGCTGTTTTGATCAGTACGATATTTTGTACGCCGACGCAAAACTTTGGCTAAACAAAGGCTGGGTGGATTATTTCTCGCCACAACTGTATTGGCCCATTAGCCGCATGAACACAAGTTTTCCTTTGCTGCTGGGTTGGTGGCGCGACGAGAATACAAAGAAGCGTCACCTGTGGCCGGGCATTAACGTGGGAGACACAAGCGGGAAGGCAACGCTTGAAGTGTTGAATCAATTGATGACGGACAGAGGCTTGCTTCCGCAAGACAAAGGCGTGATTCACTGGAGCATTGGCCAGGTGATAAAGAATGCCGCATTACAGAAAACTTTAACCGACGGACCTTACAAACGAAGAGCACTGGTGCCTGCAAGCCCATGGTTAGACAGCGTTCCGCCTGCGGCGCCAACGGCTAAAATTCAACGGATGGGCGATTCGCTCAACGTTGTTTTATTGCCGTCAACGGAAAAAGACGTCTTTCGCCGCATGGTGTATTTTCAATATCAAAATATACCCTGGAATTACGTTATCCTGAACCGGAATGAAAGACGCGTTACGCTTCCGTTGACACTGATGAGTGGGGGAAAGAAGCAACCGTTGCTGCACGTGCAAGTAAGCGCCGTTGACCGCACGGGCAATGAAAGCCTGAAGAAAGAATTGCCCTTTGCAAAGTAA
- a CDS encoding NAD(P)/FAD-dependent oxidoreductase, producing the protein MQKKLSIKLLPLEAEDPVKLKGILAQACAVKPSQVTGYTLLKKSIDARSRKQVWAQLTINVFIDEPFQQEEPARLQLKDVHNANRRVIVVGAGPAGLFAALRLIELGIKPILLERGKDVRARRRDLAAINKEGIVNPESNYCFGEGGAGTYSDGKLYTRSTKRGDVMKVLNTLVQFGAEEKILYEAHPHIGTNKLPHIITAVREKIVECGGEVLFQNKVTDFILKDAEAKGVVVNKSDKIFGEAIILATGHSARDIFHLLHQKKIEIHFKPFALGVRVEHPQALIDAAQYHCPVRDVHLPPASYSLVEQVNGKGVFSFCMCPGGIIAPAATAEGEIVVNGWSPSKRNNPYANSGIVVSVDEKNIQAFQKQGPLAGLYFQQVVEQKAFEAGGGKLVAPAQRMVDFVNNKASSSLPDCSYLPGIHSAPLKEVLPPFVHQALQIAFKEWGKRMRGYFTNDAVVVATESRTSSPVRIPRDESLQHPQIKNLYPCAEGAGYAGGIVSAAMDGERVADAVAVTVGR; encoded by the coding sequence ATGCAAAAGAAACTATCCATCAAACTGCTTCCATTGGAAGCCGAAGATCCGGTAAAGCTGAAAGGGATTCTTGCGCAAGCCTGCGCCGTAAAACCATCGCAAGTCACCGGTTATACGCTTCTTAAAAAATCCATTGATGCCCGCAGCCGCAAACAAGTTTGGGCGCAACTGACCATCAACGTTTTTATTGACGAACCCTTTCAACAAGAAGAGCCGGCGCGGCTTCAATTAAAAGACGTTCACAACGCAAACCGCCGGGTGATCGTTGTGGGTGCCGGGCCTGCGGGATTGTTTGCTGCACTTCGTTTGATTGAACTTGGCATCAAGCCAATTCTTTTGGAACGAGGCAAAGACGTTCGTGCAAGAAGACGAGACCTTGCCGCCATCAACAAAGAAGGCATCGTGAATCCCGAAAGCAATTATTGTTTTGGCGAAGGCGGTGCGGGCACCTACAGCGACGGCAAACTTTATACACGCAGCACCAAGCGCGGCGACGTGATGAAGGTGCTGAACACACTCGTTCAGTTTGGCGCGGAGGAGAAGATTTTGTACGAAGCGCATCCGCACATTGGCACCAACAAACTACCGCACATCATCACAGCCGTGCGGGAGAAAATCGTTGAATGCGGTGGCGAAGTTTTGTTCCAAAACAAAGTCACCGATTTTATTTTGAAAGACGCTGAAGCGAAAGGTGTGGTAGTGAACAAAAGCGATAAGATTTTTGGTGAAGCAATTATTCTTGCCACAGGCCATTCGGCGAGAGATATTTTTCATCTCCTTCATCAAAAGAAAATCGAGATTCACTTCAAGCCGTTTGCACTTGGCGTTCGTGTGGAGCATCCGCAAGCCTTGATAGACGCCGCACAATATCACTGCCCAGTTCGCGACGTTCATCTTCCACCGGCTTCTTATTCGCTTGTCGAGCAAGTGAACGGCAAAGGCGTGTTTTCTTTTTGCATGTGCCCGGGCGGTATTATTGCACCAGCAGCAACAGCCGAAGGAGAAATCGTAGTAAACGGTTGGTCGCCGTCAAAGCGAAACAACCCGTATGCTAACAGCGGCATCGTGGTAAGCGTGGACGAGAAAAATATTCAAGCATTTCAAAAACAAGGCCCTTTAGCAGGATTGTATTTTCAGCAAGTCGTCGAACAAAAAGCGTTTGAAGCCGGTGGCGGAAAATTGGTAGCGCCTGCGCAGCGCATGGTTGATTTTGTCAACAACAAAGCTTCTTCTTCCCTACCCGATTGCAGTTATTTACCGGGCATTCATTCCGCTCCGTTAAAAGAAGTGTTGCCGCCTTTTGTTCATCAGGCATTGCAGATTGCGTTTAAAGAATGGGGCAAGCGAATGCGCGGTTATTTTACCAACGATGCGGTGGTTGTTGCTACCGAATCACGCACCTCCTCTCCCGTTCGCATTCCGCGAGACGAAAGTTTGCAACATCCGCAGATAAAAAATTTATATCCCTGTGCGGAAGGCGCGGGTTATGCCGGCGGCATTGTGAGTGCGGCGATGGACGGGGAAAGAGTGGCGGATGCGGTGGCGGTAACCGTTGGCCGTTGA
- a CDS encoding glycosyltransferase family 2 protein, protein MQALFWISAFLLFYTYIGYGLLLLLVNAFFKKKSSVDENLLPVVTFVVPAYNEEEIIRQKVENTLALDYPAKKISFVFVTDGSTDKTPEIIRDYPQIFLLHQQNREGKSAAVNRAMRNVKSSVVVFSDANTMVHPQSVRKLVRHYADENIGGVSGEKRVAANDYSAVGFGEKLYWQYESRLKKANSDFYTIVGAAGELFSLRTQLFRPLKSSVILDDFVLSATVCLQGFRFLYEPAAFGVEASSATIGEEHKRKRRISAGCYQALFALPSLLNIFKNGRLAFQYVSHRVLRWVLCPLALPALLVSSAVLFVRTSNSVYVIGFWLQVLFYFLTGLGLLLAKQKKALTRPLLLPAYFVFMVLSQYAGFCRFVTGRQTPVWEKARRLPAAGDKAQP, encoded by the coding sequence ATGCAAGCCTTGTTTTGGATATCGGCCTTTCTGCTTTTTTACACCTACATTGGTTACGGGCTTTTGCTGCTTCTGGTAAACGCTTTTTTTAAAAAGAAGAGCAGCGTTGACGAGAACCTTTTGCCCGTTGTAACCTTTGTGGTTCCCGCTTACAACGAAGAAGAAATCATTCGTCAGAAGGTTGAAAACACGTTGGCACTTGATTATCCCGCCAAAAAAATTTCATTTGTTTTTGTAACCGATGGCTCAACGGACAAAACGCCGGAAATCATTCGCGATTATCCGCAGATTTTCCTTTTGCACCAGCAGAACCGCGAAGGCAAATCGGCCGCGGTTAACCGCGCCATGCGAAACGTAAAATCATCGGTCGTTGTTTTCAGCGACGCCAACACGATGGTTCACCCGCAAAGCGTTCGCAAACTTGTGCGTCATTATGCCGATGAAAATATTGGTGGCGTATCGGGTGAAAAGCGGGTAGCTGCTAATGATTATTCTGCAGTAGGTTTTGGGGAGAAACTCTATTGGCAATACGAATCACGGCTCAAAAAAGCCAACAGCGATTTTTACACTATTGTTGGTGCGGCGGGCGAATTATTCTCGCTTCGCACACAGCTTTTCCGGCCTTTAAAAAGCAGCGTCATTCTCGACGATTTTGTGCTTTCCGCCACGGTGTGCTTGCAAGGCTTTCGTTTTTTATACGAGCCTGCAGCCTTTGGCGTAGAAGCCTCTTCGGCAACAATTGGCGAAGAGCACAAACGAAAGCGGCGCATCAGCGCAGGTTGTTATCAGGCCTTGTTTGCCCTGCCTTCACTGCTAAATATTTTTAAAAATGGACGGCTTGCTTTTCAGTATGTTTCGCACCGTGTCTTGCGTTGGGTTCTTTGCCCGCTTGCCTTGCCTGCGTTATTGGTGAGCAGTGCTGTTTTATTTGTCCGAACATCTAATTCTGTTTATGTCATTGGGTTTTGGCTGCAAGTCCTGTTTTATTTCCTGACTGGCTTGGGCCTGCTGCTGGCAAAGCAAAAGAAAGCGTTAACGCGGCCGCTTCTTTTGCCTGCTTATTTTGTTTTTATGGTGCTTTCGCAATATGCGGGCTTTTGTCGTTTCGTTACCGGAAGGCAAACGCCGGTTTGGGAAAAGGCTCGTCGGCTTCCAGCCGCTGGCGACAAGGCACAGCCATAA
- a CDS encoding zinc dependent phospholipase C family protein, which yields MKSLHRKLVPCLSVALLIFCGSWGFLMHRTITQLSVYQLPKEMQPFFAQNMASVVRNAVRPDERRNSDPTEASKHFIDLEMYGKNAANKMPMDWDDAVAKYSKDTLLKYGYVPYWVITMKDRLTNAFRKGDRDSILFYATDLAHYVEDANVPLHTSVNYDGQLTNQKGLHSLWESTVPELMIQGFDLEGQKKAKYLKHPAKEIWKAVRRAAKLVSDVVNIEREVSLGFADSTKYRIQMRSGREVKSYSTAFARAYGARIQGAVNEQTKHAANLVADFWYTAWVDAGKPDLSGLMSKKWEAADAEKLSNEMKAYRENGLLKSGWLLSKKSAGNEAESN from the coding sequence ATGAAATCACTCCACCGTAAACTTGTTCCCTGTCTTTCCGTTGCGCTTTTAATTTTTTGCGGAAGCTGGGGCTTTCTCATGCACCGCACCATTACGCAGCTTTCAGTTTACCAGTTGCCGAAAGAAATGCAACCCTTCTTTGCGCAGAACATGGCGTCTGTGGTTCGCAACGCGGTACGGCCCGATGAAAGGCGGAATAGCGACCCAACAGAAGCCTCAAAACACTTTATTGATTTGGAGATGTACGGCAAAAACGCCGCGAACAAAATGCCGATGGATTGGGATGATGCCGTTGCCAAATATTCAAAGGATACACTGTTGAAGTACGGCTACGTTCCGTATTGGGTGATAACAATGAAAGACCGTTTGACCAACGCTTTTCGCAAAGGCGACAGGGACAGTATTTTGTTTTACGCCACCGACCTTGCGCACTACGTAGAAGACGCCAACGTGCCCTTGCATACTTCCGTTAATTACGACGGACAACTGACGAATCAAAAAGGTTTGCATTCGCTTTGGGAAAGCACCGTGCCTGAACTCATGATCCAGGGTTTTGATTTGGAAGGACAGAAAAAAGCAAAATATTTAAAGCATCCCGCAAAAGAAATTTGGAAGGCTGTGCGCCGTGCGGCAAAGTTGGTTTCCGATGTTGTCAACATCGAACGGGAAGTAAGTCTTGGCTTTGCCGACTCAACAAAATACCGCATTCAAATGCGCAGCGGCCGCGAAGTAAAATCGTATTCAACGGCCTTTGCACGAGCCTACGGCGCACGCATTCAAGGCGCGGTGAACGAACAAACCAAACACGCTGCTAACCTTGTCGCTGATTTTTGGTACACGGCCTGGGTAGATGCCGGCAAGCCGGATTTGAGCGGCTTGATGTCAAAAAAATGGGAAGCTGCCGATGCAGAGAAATTGTCAAACGAAATGAAAGCTTATCGCGAAAATGGCCTGTTGAAAAGCGGTTGGTTGCTGTCGAAGAAAAGTGCAGGCAACGAAGCCGAAAGCAATTGA